CGATCTCCACCACATCATAATCGGATTCGAGTATATTGGGAGCACGTAATAGTCGTTTCCAAATTTCCAGCTTTCGACTATTGAAGTCATCTTCCTCTTCTCCATTAGCTCCCAGAAATCCGGGAAGGAGTTTAGCGGAACAAGTATGTCTGCTTCGATAAGTTGTGCTGCAAAACCCGAGAAGATGTTCGTGCAGATGTCAGGCATTCTTCCCGATGCGATTGATGTGAGTATAGCCTCCTCTGAGCTACCGGCAGCCGGGATCGTCGACCACTTTATCTGGATATCCGGGTTGTTCTGATTCCACTCGGAAACCACTTCTTTCCAGAAACTCTCTTGAAGAGGATTTGGCGCTGTCCAGAAGACAAGCTCAACGCCAAGTAATCCCGAGATAAGGCACAGGAATACCGTTAACAGAATTAGTTTTTTCACGATCTTTACCTCCTTTTCTATAAAGTGCTCTCTCTCTGGACAAATTCGGTAAACAGAGAAATCTTTGTAGGATGAGGTTCATTGCCAATTAGCAGACTCTGCAGTCTTCTTGATGCTACAACCCCCATCTCACGCTTGAAGATCTTGAATGTCGTCAACGAAGGGGTGGTACCGGAAGAGTTTATAATGTCATCAAATCCCATAATCGATGCCTCTTCTGGTATTTTTATGCCTCTTGCCTGAAACTCTTCCATTGCTCTGATTGCGGCCGTATCATTACACCCGAATACTGCGTCTGGAAGCCCGTATCTTGAAAGCAAAAGGTCAATAATCGCGCTCATATTGTCGTTTTCTTCGTCGTATTCAAATGCTCTAGGCAAGTAGCCGGCGCTTTCCATTGCTGAGATATACCCGTCGTATCTATCTCTGAAACCAAAGTGAGACAGGGGACCATGGATGTTCACTATCTTCTTCAGACCTTTTGAGAAGAGCTTTCTCATTCCATATACAGCTCCATCGTAACCATCAGAAACAACACAGTCTACCTTGACACCGGCAAGATACTGATCGACCAGCACAACCGGTTTCCCGCCCTCTTTGACCATTCTCACATCTTTCTCGCTTATTTCTCCACCTATCATCAGATATCCGTCAAAACTATTCGAGAACTCATCTGTCGATACTAATTCTCCTCTCATGTTGTTGTTTAGAAAGAACTCCTCAATTCCATTAAGAACGATAGTGTAAAATTGATCAGATTTGCTGGAAAGAATCTTAAACAATCTTCTGCCAGCGACGATGCCGATGTTGAAGTCAAGCTTTCTGCTTGCAAGGTAGCTTGCAACTTTTGAGGGTTTGTACTCGAGTTCTTCTATGGCTGACAAGACCTTTTCTCTTGCCTTCTTCGAAACGTAGCCGCTCTTATTCAGCACTCTTGAAACGGTTGCGGTTGATACTTCTGCCAGTCGTGCGACATCAGATAGTTTTGCTGACAAGTAAATCACCTCTAGCTATGTAAACGCTTACATCTCTAAAAGTAATATACCTCGATTGAGGCTCAATAATCACATTCGAGTAGCAACTAATAAAGCCATTCAGTTAGTATTTAGAGCTATTAAGTCAATAATATGCCGTTTTGCATGTCTTAAATAATCGTAGGTATCAAAGTTGATTAAAGTTAGACGAAAAAAGTAAATTTAGTGCGGAATCAGGTTATATTACCAATTGATTGCCGATAATCTTCGTAAGTCATTATTTTTGATTCCATATCATTCTAGATCAAAGAAGTGACAAGATTCTATAATCTTAAGTGATATGTAAGCGATTTCACATCGACTTCTAGGAGGTGTTTGTATGAAGAGGTTCTTGGTTCTTTTCTTCATAGTGCTTTCGGTCTTTTTAGTTGCAGAGACTATAAGGGTTCCCGTGTCTGTCAATTCCTTCACCGGGGAGCCTGTTGCCGTTACAATTGCCATGAGTGATATTCTTGATCTCGTTGGGGTTGACTTCGATGCCAACTGGGACTCATTAAGAGTTGTTCAAGACGGAAAGGAGCTTCCGTATCAAATTGATGATGCCGATCTGAATGGAAGGCTCTCATCCGGGGATATTCTCTCCTTCTTGATCACAGGTCCTGCAGAGATAACGGTTAGTGACAACTTTGACATTCTTCCCCCAACCTACCAGTCGGTAGGAAAAGTAACTGAGGAAGATGGGCAGTGGGTTATTGAAATCGGGGAAATAACTGCAATTGCCAATAACAAAGGTCTCGTTAAGGTAACTGGTTTCGGAGATGTGGAAGGAACTGTGGTCGATGAGATAGGCATTGTCAGGATGTCGGGTTATGTTGGATCGACCTATTACATCGATGGAGAGTTTGGCAGGCACGAAGAAAAGACGTCGGGAGATTTTGCAGTCAAGGAAGTCTCGGTTCTTCCTGCCGGGCCCGTAGGAATCACTGTTGTTAGCACGCTTGAAGCGAAACCTTTCCTGGGTGTAACTCAAAAAATCATCACCACAATCTTCAGCAACGGGGATATAATTTCTCACAACACCTTTGAATTTGCGACATATGCCGAACTAATGAAACTACAGATAATGGCAACAAGAGTATTGACTGACGTAGCTGAAGACACGGTCCATACGCTTCCTGTATTCAGAAGACTTCTCTGGGCCGATCAGCTTAATATTACACCACTAGAATACTGGCTTGAGAGAAATGCGATAATGTATTTCGGAAACAAGCCCTATATTGTCTTCCCTGCTGTAGATTCAATGAGACCGCTTTGGTGGGGTGCGACGTACATATTTGCTTCTCAGGAAAGCTGGAGAGCCAACTACTCGTTGTCATTGAAATTGGGTGTCGCAGAGATAAACCCCGAAGTACCTGTTGTAGTAGCCGACTACGAGAAATGGATAGGAGGTCTTACTTGGGTATATGAGAGCAGGGAATTCAGGGACGGATACTTCGAATGGATGCCCGGTGAGATTGACATCTTCGAAAGCACTAGAGGTTATGTCTCTTCAAACTGGGAAGACTACGTAAAGCGCTTTGCGGCAGGAGATGTTGTCAGTTTCAAGAGAGTCTACTCGATATTCAACGCCGACTCAATTCAGGATTCAATCGAGTTCGCTGAGCTCAAGAAGTCGGAGATTCAGTCACTCAAGATAGGAGAATAATCGATCTTTGCTTTAGGGTGAGAGGTTGCCTCTCACCCTTTTATTTTGGAGGTGTCTATGAAGAAGGTAATCGTCTTGCTCTTATCTCTTGCTTCAGTCTTGCTTATCGGGATGGAGGTTCAGCTTAATCTAGGACATCTGGAATTCCTTAGAGACGAGTTCTCGATTGAGAATGTCACAAGAGTTGGTTACTGGATTTATGCTGACAGACTTCCCGATGGAAGCTACAAACATGCCGATGCTCCCGGCGAAGGAGTTACATGTGTTGATGATGTGGCGAGGGCGGCGATACTTTATTTGAGACTCTTTGAGACTTCAGGAAACCCTGAGTACTTCGGACGGGCAAGAGAAGCGCTGGAATTTGTACTTTCAATGCAGGATGTCGATGGGGACTTCTACAATTTCGTATTCGAAGATGGAAGAATAAACCTAAATGGGCCTACTTCCAGAAAAGGAGGAAACTGGTGGGCAGCTCGAGCATTATGGGCGCTTACTACCGGAGCACGGATATCTCAAGATTTTGACCCCGAGTTTTCTGTTAAACTGACCGAAGCTGCACATAGGTGCTTCCGAAGAATAATCAGCTTTGAACAGGACGGTCTTATTCATGGCTACACCGACCTCTCATCCGTTGTTCTTCTTGGAGCCGCCGAGTTGTTCATGATAGGCAACGATGCACTCGTGGGAAGTTTCGTTGAAAGGTGTTCTTCTGCTATTCGAGATAAGCTGGTTCTGAATAGCGACTCGCTTTTTGACGGTCTTGTAGACGAGGCACCACCTTCAGAATCGAAGTATTACTGGCACGGTTGGGGTTCGAGGCAGCTGGAAGCAATAGCTTTGGCAAGTGCGATTCTAGAAGACGACAATCTTCTTGAAGCTTCTGTAGAGGCTTTCAAGCGAAGCTCGGCGCTTCTGCTGAATGCGGGGCCTCTATACTCATTGTCTCAATACTTGCAACTTTTCCCGCAGATAGCCTATGCTGCAGAAGCTGCGATTTCAGCAGGGTATATGCTGTATGAACTGACCGAAGATGATGAGATTGCCTCTACAACGGCTCTTCTTGGAAGCTGGTTCCTTGGTGTCAACAAGTTGAACCAGTCAATGATAGGGAGGAACGGAGAGGGATTTGACGGACTTGAATTCTCACACGTAAATAGAAATGCAGGAGCAGAATCTACGATTTCCATGCTTCTTTCTCTCGAAAGGATCAGTAGGCTTCCCGATCAGTACGAACGGTTCTTTTCTGGTGAAGTAGAGATACTTGCGCCGGTTGAGGTAGTTGAAGCAGAATCCATGAGGGCTGGCCTTTCCGAATCAGCGATAATCCAGGGTACCGGCTTTTCGGGCAATGCCGTAATAAACATCTCAGGAGCATTCAGTCTTCGTATGCCAATAACACTTGCCGAGACATCATATTCAGTATTTGCAGCTCTAAATGAAGTCAAAGCTAACGAAGTGGTCTTTACCTTGAGGCTTGGGGATTCCAGATCAGAGAAGGTAGTCAGCCTAGAGCGGAGAGCCATTCTCAAAATCGGTACTGTAAAAGGTACAGGTAATGAATCTACCTTCACGGTGGGAGGAAGAATAACCGAAGGTAGTTTCGATCTCGATCAGATAATTCTCGTGCCGAATTTGGTGGTTGCTTACGATCCAGGAGAAGATGTTTCCTTTATTCTCAATTTCCGTGGAAGCGAGGAAGCACAAGAAGGTATTTCAATTGCAAACGGTAGGATCTTTGAAAGAGAGAGAAAGATTACTGAAGTACCACCGTCACTGGTGGTGGATGTTGTCGAACAGGACGGGTTCGTTCATTTGAATCTTGAAGAGCTATTCAACAACAACGGAATTGCATCTTCCGATGAGAGAAAAACGGCGAATTTCGACAACCCTCAGGGATTATTTGGAGCTTCTTACATATCTGCAGAGCTGGAGAGAGAGCTAGAATCAGGATTCCTTTCTGTTGGTGAGACTAGATTCTTAATGAACATCAAAGGCGACGACAACCTAAGACTCACGGGCCAGGCGATCACATTTCCAGCAGAAGTATTCAGTCGTATCTGTATCCTCGGTTCGGCGAACCATGGTGACTACGTCGGTGAAGCGCTGCTGATCTACGAAGATGGTTCGCAGCAAATGATCCAGTTGTCGTTTTCCGATTGGTGCGGAGGGCCATCGACTGGAGAGGAAATTGCGTTCGTGTTTTCCGGCAGATACGATAATACTGGGAATACAGAGAGAGTCAAGTGCATGCTGTACTATCGTTGTAGTGATCTTCTTGATAAACCGTTGAAAAGCATAGTCTTTCCTCAGCTGGCTAATGTGCACATTTTCGCAGTCTCGTTTGAGAGAGCAGGCTCCTGTGTTCAGTAGCAGTGAAGTTATTTGGAGAAGAATGCCGGTCCGTTGACGCAGGCCAGTTCTGCTTCGCGGCCGGAAAACCCGCTTAATGCTTGAGGGAACACGCTGTGCGCTGGGAAAAGCAGTCCTCAGGTTTGCCGTCCAATAGCTAGGATCCGTCCTTCTTCTCTTGCTTTTTCTTACAACTTGTATCTTGTAACTTGCAACTGAGCTTTAACAAGCGATCAGCGGGTCCTTGTTCTTAAGCGTACAGCGGATCTAGAAACGAAGGACAGATCCTCGCTCTGGAACGAAGAACAGGTTTTTCCCTCGGTTAACGGTCAACCGTTTTCACTTTGCCGCTACCTGTCATCACGTAACTAATCGTCAAACCTTGACACTGTACCCTACCGATGATAGAATTGCTGTACGGATGCGTAGCTCAGCGGAAGAGCGCTTCCTTCACACGGAAGAGGCCACAGGTTCAATCCCTGTCGCATCCACCACATAGGTAAAGGGAGTCATTTCGACTCCCTTTTTGTCTTAGTCTTGGGTTTCTTCAACTTTTCTTGCTTCTTCACGAATTTGATTTCATAAGA
This genomic stretch from Mesotoga sp. Brook.08.105.5.1 harbors:
- a CDS encoding LacI family DNA-binding transcriptional regulator, whose translation is MSAKLSDVARLAEVSTATVSRVLNKSGYVSKKAREKVLSAIEELEYKPSKVASYLASRKLDFNIGIVAGRRLFKILSSKSDQFYTIVLNGIEEFFLNNNMRGELVSTDEFSNSFDGYLMIGGEISEKDVRMVKEGGKPVVLVDQYLAGVKVDCVVSDGYDGAVYGMRKLFSKGLKKIVNIHGPLSHFGFRDRYDGYISAMESAGYLPRAFEYDEENDNMSAIIDLLLSRYGLPDAVFGCNDTAAIRAMEEFQARGIKIPEEASIMGFDDIINSSGTTPSLTTFKIFKREMGVVASRRLQSLLIGNEPHPTKISLFTEFVQRESTL